GGCAAGCAATCTGTTTCTGATATTCTCGCACGTGAAGCGGGTGAGATCGAAGCTGGCTGCGTGGTTATGGGGGCATATACCCATAACCCATGGCGTGAGATGGTGCTTGGCGGTGTCACACAGCACATGATTAAAAATGCCAGTCTACCGGTTCTGTTTGCTCACTAGGTTTTCATGCCATTAGGCATTCAGGTTTTTGCAGATGCCAAAGTGGCTTCAACCAGAGGCAGGCCGCATGGTCCCGGCCCCAGGCCCTGATGCATGAGGTTGTGACCGTAGCCGAAGCCAAGTTTTAGCTCGGGATCGGCAAAGGCGAATGATCCGCCAGCGCCGATGTAACCGAAAGCGCTCTTGCTGGTACCCATCGGCGTGACTGGCGGGCAATTCATTTCAAAACCTGTTGAAAAACGCATCTCAATGCCATTCACGGCGCAGATCTCGCGCACACTTTCTGTGCTGGCCATGTTCAACATTTTTTCGGAGAGCACCTTAAAGCTGTCTAAAGCCCCGCCCCGAGCCAGCGCGCCATAGAGTTTTGCCATGGCCCGGGCGTTGGTATGACTTGTCCCCGCTCCGTTTTCAGCCTTGCGCCAGCTCAGGCTGTTATAAGTCTCTGCCGGATCACGTCCCTTCATGCTTTTTGCAAAAACACTATCCGGATTTTTTTCAATGATACGGGTAAAAGTGCCCGCATCAATTTGATATACCGTCGCGAGCCGGGATAGATCTTCGTCAGGTATTGCAAAATGCCAGTCCAGTGAAAATGGTTCCGCTAATTCTTCGCGCAGAAACTGAGCAAGTCTTCGTCCACCGTTCACCTGATAACATAACCCGCCCAGCAGGTAGCCTTGGGTTTGGTTGAGGTATCCCAATTGCGTTCCGGCCTCCCAATTGGGTGCGGTTTGTTCCAGGGCCGCAATCATCGTCTCCCAGTCATTCGCCGCGCTAGGTTTTAAAGTCGCGTCCACAAAAGAGACTCCTGCAGTATGATCCAGAAGGTGGCGCACCAAGATTCGCTCTTTGCCATGAGCCCCAAATGCTGGCCAATAGGCAGCAACGGGGGTGTCGAGACCAAGCCGTCCTTGATCAACAAGGCGTAGCGCTAAAACCGCGCCTATTGTTTTAGAGACGGACCAGCAGCAACACAGCGTGTCTTCTTGCCAGGTTTTGCCCTGTTCAACATCGGCATAACCACCCCATAAATCCACAACCAGTTCACCGTCAATCATCACAGCACAGGTGGCACCCACATCGCCATCCGCACCGCGTTGGGTCAGGTTTTGTTCAAAGACATCTGCCACGTGCTGAAACTTGGGATCGCAGCGACCAGATACATCAGGTTTCTGATCGTTCAAAAATGGACTGAGTCCTTTGGTTGTCGTCGTCATAATGCCAGCACCTCGTGTTTCAACTTGCATGGGGATGGGGCGAACGGGCTATGTTAGCCTCAATCAATAACAACGGGCTACGTTAGCCCTCATCAATAAACAGAGGGGTGCCAACATGAC
This genomic stretch from Rhodospirillaceae bacterium harbors:
- a CDS encoding serine hydrolase domain-containing protein produces the protein MTTTTKGLSPFLNDQKPDVSGRCDPKFQHVADVFEQNLTQRGADGDVGATCAVMIDGELVVDLWGGYADVEQGKTWQEDTLCCCWSVSKTIGAVLALRLVDQGRLGLDTPVAAYWPAFGAHGKERILVRHLLDHTAGVSFVDATLKPSAANDWETMIAALEQTAPNWEAGTQLGYLNQTQGYLLGGLCYQVNGGRRLAQFLREELAEPFSLDWHFAIPDEDLSRLATVYQIDAGTFTRIIEKNPDSVFAKSMKGRDPAETYNSLSWRKAENGAGTSHTNARAMAKLYGALARGGALDSFKVLSEKMLNMASTESVREICAVNGIEMRFSTGFEMNCPPVTPMGTSKSAFGYIGAGGSFAFADPELKLGFGYGHNLMHQGLGPGPCGLPLVEATLASAKT